In Cataglyphis hispanica isolate Lineage 1 chromosome 22, ULB_Chis1_1.0, whole genome shotgun sequence, a single window of DNA contains:
- the LOC126857760 gene encoding uncharacterized protein LOC126857760: protein MMLVTGIMEMKHVDMYIDVTEFTDEEILEHPIFIHNFVMCILSMFVMTLYLIQAWVLFDHWQWIRGDTTSVSSSSQSYDSSVDSDVSEDSINGKNINKHNARQQVVELAPIPSLRDLSVSAPINDSTEALEDDEPILYCCCIDWCDYIKIKMKSRPKHEFQVIHVM from the exons ATGATGCTTGTGACAGGAATAATGGAAATGAAACACGTCGATATGTACATTGACGTTACCGAATTTACTGATGAGGAAATATTGGAGCATCCCatctttattcataattttgtaatgtgTATATTATCGATGTTCGTCATGACTCTGTATCTGATTCAAGCGTGGGTTCTCTTTGACCATTGGCAATGg ATTCGAGGAGATACAACAAGTGTATCAAGTAGTAGTCAAAGTTACGATTCTAGTGTGGATAGCGACGTATCTGAAGATTCCATAAatggaaaaaacattaataaacataatgcCAGACAGCAGGTTGTGGAACTGGCACCGATTCCCTCTTTGAGAGATTTGTCTGTCTCCGCTCCGATCAACGATAGTACT GAGGCTTTAGAGGATGACGAaccaattttatattgttgttgTATCGATTGGtgcgattatattaaaataaaaatgaaaagtagACCAAAGCATGAGTTTCAAGTTATTCACGTCATGTGA